A portion of the Cryptomeria japonica chromosome 5, Sugi_1.0, whole genome shotgun sequence genome contains these proteins:
- the LOC131032760 gene encoding filament-like plant protein 4, producing the protein MDRWGWSRKKKSSEKNVAASDPVEPSVARSASHNEEQDTIKTLADHVRMSEEAMIQVHESEEKVKYLNEKLSAAMSEIGTKESLVKQHAKVAEDAVSGWEKAQNEALASKQQVESLTQQKAVLEERVTHLDGALKECMKQLRHVREEQEHKIHEVVISKTRECDKIKFEFEAKLVNLEQQLLQASAENTALSRSLQERSRSLAELNQLRSQAEAEVKVLQVNIESYQNENSSLKYELNVLSKELEIRNEERNMSMKSADAANKQQLETVKKIAKLEAECQRLRGLLRKKLPGPAALAQMKMEVENWGKESGEGRKRRSPVKASGLYLSTSYDSSYDDSHEQGQKESEFLTERLFTMEEETKMLKEALSKRNSELQASRMMCARTASKLSSVEKQLEVINNGQKRRKPALDMHVEQPRGQTTSNPPSLTSVSEDGNDDEISCAESWASALISELSHIQKEKSSVTTTKALDSCNMDLMDDFTEMEKLASLPSPKMDQTIGKLDDRSEKGVVGTEEKIFLEETLAKRDSELQSANQQCLDLSKKLASVQEELTELQSKNLANENTLINLQARLDMIFEAQAEGGDVQKVLQDVQCAMAEEVEALSTSHACDRKLPKQPVPSHDFDNQVNAFQFTKSLTEEGAISPSDTTVDIDVTDPKLESTVCRVVTLVESIANEARSSHNFPASKLHDLDVSIEMFTKSINQILYGKPDIIEFVSELSSVLVQLSEMSAPAFGKCDAHNELNMADSIKSGVGKSNDFENGNLDPSSLREDTASSSPSMPSYTSSPNANTELSVIQEEKAALESEVKAGMARYAVLQEELTQAKAEKAELDTELLASKEKLTQTNAQLTEAEHTLVNLQEQLTSALESKKIAENELETMTSSKADLESQLKAAEVDIKHLHEKVEALESELKEEHKHYVDAEAKCQELQESLQRKEEELASLQSSIADNDSTMRQKREIEAAAEKIAECQKTILNVGRQLNALSSPNHSVDWSSDKENGLFISTSSVRASQKESHDTKRSRHNIEDLSNSTSQETERNGRIEQGASWSSYTNHASGVCEPNIPVSGNNKQKTGQYTSISSGSPAHDLLKNNESIAPIHEDCIEGHPTLPSSSDTEPSSSSMALVVVKPTHRKIKIPRSSTGISKSLTADEGKPSSSVSSSEKHGSGFSRFFSRTRTNH; encoded by the exons GATACCATCAAGACTCTTGCAGATCATGTTCGGATGTCAGAAGAGGCAATGATTCAAGTTCATGAGTCAGAGGAGAAAGTAAAGTATTTAAATGAAAAGCTTTCTGCTGCAATGTCAGAGATTGGTACTAAGGAAAGTCTGGTGAAACAGCATGCCAAAGTTGCAGAAGACGCTGTGTCAG GTTGGGAGAAGGCCCAAAATGAAGCACTAGCTTCAAAACAACAGGTCGAGTCTCTAACACAGCAAAAGGCTGTTCTTGAAGAACGAGTAACCCATTTGGATGGTGCTCTAAAAGAGTGCATGAAGCAACTCCGGCATGTAAGAGAAGAGCAAGAGCATAAAATTCATGAGGTTGTTATCAGCAAGACCAGAGAATGTGataaaatcaaatttgaatttgaggCCAAATTAGTGAATTTGGAACAGCAACTTCTTCAAGCAAGTGCAGAGAATACTGCACTATCCAGGTCATTGCAGGAACGTTCAAGATCATTGGCAGAATTAAATCAACTTAGATCTCAAGCTGAAGCTGAAGTTAAAGTGCTCCAAGTTAATATCGAGTCATATCAAAATGAGAATTCTTCTCTCAAATATGAACTTAATGTGCTTAGCAAGGAACTTGAGATCCGGAATGAAGAAAGAAATATGAGCATGAAAAGTGCAGATGCAGCTAACAAGCAACAGTTGGAAACTGTTAAAAAGATTGCAAAATTAGAAGCTGAGTGTCAAAGACTCCGTGGTTTGCTACGGAAAAAATTGCCAGGGCCTGCTGCACTTGCTCAAATGAAGATGGAAGTTGAGAACTGGGGAAAGGAGTCAGGAGAAGGAAGGAAAAGGAGGTCACCTGTGAAAGCttctggtttatatctttcaaCTTCATATGATTCTAGCTATGATGATTCTCATGAACAAGGTCAAAAGGAGTCTGAGTTTCTAACTGAACGCCTTTTCACCATGGAAGAGGAAACAAAAATGCTAAAAGAGGCTTTGTCAAAGCGTAATAGTGAGCTTCAAGCTTCAAGAATGATGTGTGCCAGAACAGCTAGTAAACTTTCTAGTGTAGAGAAACAATTAGAAGTTATAAACAATGGTCAGAAACGAAGAAAACCTGCCCTTGACATGCATGTAGAACAACCGCGAGGTCAAACTACAAGCAACCCACCAAGCTTAACCTCAGTGTCTGAAGATGGGAATGATGATGAGATAAGCTGTGCAGAGTCATGGGCCTCTGCACTGATATCAGAGCTATCTCACATTCAGAAAGAAAAGAGCTCAGTAACTACTACTAAGGCTTTGGACTCATGCAATATGGATCTAATGGATGATTTCACAGAGATGGAGAAGTTGGCCTCCCTCCCTTCACCAAAAATGGACCAGACAATTGGTAAATTAGATGACCGAAGTGAAAAGGGTGTGGTGGGAACCGAAGAGAAGATTTTCTTGGAAGAAACTCTTGCAAAAAGGGATTCAGAGCTTCAATCTGCCAATCAGCAATGCCTAGATCTGTCCAAAAAGCTAGCTTCTGTACAAGAAGAGTTGACTGAATTGCAATCTAAAAATCTTGCCAATGAGAATACTTTAATCAATCTTCAGGCAAGATTAGATATGATATTTGAGGCACAAGCTGAAGGTGGGGATGTGCAAAAGGTTTTGCAGGATGTTCAGTGTGCTATGGCAGAAGAAGTTGAAGCACTTTCTACTTCTCATGCTTGTGATAGGAAGCTCCCAAAACAGCCTGTACCTTCACATGACTTTGATAATCAAGTAAATGCTTTTCAGTTCACCAAAAGTTTGACAGAGGAGGGGGCGATTTCTCCCTCTGATACTACAGTTGATATTGATGTTACTGATCCTAAGCTTGAAAGTACTGTGTGTAGAGTTGTTACTCTTGTAGAGTCTATTGCCAATGAAGCTAGAAGTTCACATAATTTCCCAGCCTCCAAACTGCATGATCTAGATGTCAGCATTGAGATGTTTACAAAATCCATAAATCAAATTTTATATGGTAAACCAGATATCATAGAGTTTGTTTCTGAGCTATCATCAGTCCTGGTCCAGCTTTCTGAAATGAGTGCTCCTGCTTTTGGTAAATGTGATGCTCACAATGAATTAAATATGGCGGACAGTATAAAATCCGGAGTAGGTAAGTCTAATGACTTTGAAAATGGGAATCTTGATCCTAGTTCATTGAGAGAGGATACGGCTTCTAGCTCCCCTTCTATGCCATCATATACTAGTAGTCCAAATGCAAATACTGAGCTCAGTGTGATTCAAGAGGAAAAAGCAGCTTTGGAGTCGGAGGTGAAGGCTGGAATGGCTAGATATGCAGTTCTACAAGAGGAGCTCACACAGGCAAAGGCAGAGAAAGCTGAGTTAGACACTGAGTTATTGGCATCCAAAGAGAAGCTAACCCAAACAAATGCTCAACTCACTGAGGCAGAGCACACACTGGTAAACTTGCAAGAACAACTTACTTCTGCTTTGGAGTCAAAGAAAATAGCAGAGAATGAGTTGGAAACCATGACATCATCCAAAGCAGATTTGGAGTCCCAGTTGAAGGCAGCAGAAGTGGATATCAAGCATTTGCATGAAAAAGTGGAGGCTCTAGAGTCTGAACTTAAAGAGGAACACAAACACTATGTGGATGCTGAGGCAAAGTGTCAAGAGCTACAGGAATCGTTGCAAAG GAAAGAGGAAGAGTTGGCAAGTTTGCAGTCCTCAATTGCAGATAATGATTCCACAATGAGACAG AAACGAGAAATAGAAGCCGCTGCAGAGAAGATTGCTGAGTGCCAGAAAACAATACTTAATGTAGGGAGACAGTTGAATGCCCTATCTTCTCCAAATCATTCTGTAGACTGGTCTTCTGACAAAGAAAATGGGCTGTTCATCAGTACATCATCTGTTCGAGCATCCCAGAAGGAATCACATGACACAAAACGTTCCAGACATAATATAGAGGATCTATCCAATTCCACTAGTCAGGAAACTGAAAGGAATGGAAGAATTGAACAGGGTGCTTCCTGGAGTTCATATACCAACCATGCCTCAGGGGTATGTGAACCTAATATTCCAGTATCAGGAAATAACAAGCAAAAGACTGGCCAATACACCAGCATATCATCTGGTAGCCCTGCTCATGACTTGTTGAAAAATAACGAATCCATTGCACCAATCCATGAAGATTGTATAGAAGGCCACCCAACATTGCCTAGCTCTTCGGATACTGAACCAAGTTCCTCAAGTATGGCCCTTGTAGTTGTGAAGCCTACTCATCGAAAAATTAAGATTCCTCGTTCTTCAACAGGAATATCCAAGTCTTTGACTGCAGATGAGGGAAAACCATCATCTTCAGTTTCCTCATCAGAAAAGCATGGAAGTGGGTTCAGCAGGTTCTTTTCAAGGACAAGGACTAACCATTAG